One Micromonospora sp. WMMD812 genomic window carries:
- a CDS encoding type I polyketide synthase, with protein sequence MDESTATDLSGDGDGIEPIAIVGLAARLPGAADVNEFWRNLVDGVESVTELTREEQLARGATTEEVDDPGWVNRAPLVDGYDEFDAGLFGMTAREAEMTDPQHRLFLETCHAALEDAGYDPFRYDGAVGVYAGTGGNTYLHRHVLRNKRVGGSPHAAVSIATGNSPNYVATNVSYRLDLRGPSLTVHTACSTSLVAFHLACEALRNGECDMALAGGVNVELPHVGYLGMDGFTSPDGRCRPFDAGANGTVWGSGVGVTLLKRLSDAIADGDAIRAVVLGNAINNDGAGKVGFTAPSIDGQIEAIAQAVAMAGVDPRTISYVEAHGTGTAMGDPIEVAALAAVYTKDTDDRGWCGIGSVKSNIGHLSQPSGIVSVIKTVLAMEHGLIPPTINYETPNPAVEFAETPFYVANTLTKWDADGGPRRAGVSSFGIGGTNAHVVLEQAPAAYRAPRRVRPAQLLHVSAQTATALDTAVQRLAARLTEAADAGPEHLADVAHTLRVGRREYPHRAAVVATDLQTAAAALLDPRRGHRGLTDGPATRVCFLFSGQGAQYAGMGAQLYAEEPAFAATVDECAALLRPELGLDIRDLVLGRDPDAGERLTETRYTQPALFVVEYALARLWQDAGARPAAMIGHSIGEYVAATVAGVLSLPDALRVVAARGRLMQSLPAGSMLAVSLDESVIAERLPEGLSIATVNGPGTCVVAGESAAVAAFAELLKGKSKALRTSHAFHSPMMEPILGEFTALMASVTLRPPTMPFLSNVTGTWITDAQATDPAYWAAHLRQPVRFGDCVATLLGEGTWQLVECGPGKQLANLARMQVAKASSEQRRLTPLGSLPGPGESTGDLATLLGTAAALWCAGTPVRLGADPQARRVPLPTYPFERRRYWVDPDPEQERSAAPARTGPRPLPEWFAVPVWRQAAPEPRTEPLGRCLVLADGPRGDALAAGLRAAGADPVEVRPGDGFAATDTGYRLRPGVREDYDALVAALAADGVPTRLVHAFTLDGAPTGTDIAATWSAQDRGFFSALHLVQALAGAGLTAEDGGLSLELVTAGVGDVRGDDLVRPEHATLAGLVRVLPAELPGLTVRLVDADPSDDGGRALLAELRRPRDAQQAEVALRGGRRWVGDYEQVTVDAEGEPGALRDGGRYLITGGLGGIGITLAEDFARRARARLVLLARTGLPPREQWDDHLAVHGSDDRAGRAITAIRRMEAAGAEVLVLAADVTDPADLRRVRAAAEQAYGGIDGIVHAAGLPGGGMAEIKERAEAERVLAPKLAGTLALAQVFGDLPLDFVVLCSSVTAVIGGFGQVDYCAANAFLDAYARSGRDWRAPVLSQNWGGWAEVGMAVETAAPAGFRAAGRDTVTSAVDHPVLTTRVTGPDGTVLHGLVSATTHWVLDEHRIGGVPVVPGTAHLESVRAAVAAAVPAPGGEAVVELRDVVFLEPFAVPDGTVAQYRVELTPAEDGVDFAVRSLAGGQERTHVRGAAGWTVEAAPPARQVASPGRRVDDDASFGRGRTSMLSFGPRWNALREHHLGAAEELARIEAPAEAVADLASWGLHPALLDVATAFGRGQGSGTYLPLSYGRIVVRRPLPARFASHLRHRDSATDEVLAADLSLLDDDGRELVAISDFVLRRVDQGAVAGGLAAPAGSAPAAEATPAGPGEDIRPVDGAEAFRRSLTAGLGAQVVIATRTVADIRDRAGRVTTESLESEPEEGGAAPAATGAGSAAPRTELEVAIAEVWRDALGVAEVGVDDDFFSLGGNSLVAVQLIAAMRKATGVRLPMRSLFETPTVAGLAARIEELRATAPASDEPAAEAATIPAIPRLPRA encoded by the coding sequence ATGGACGAATCGACCGCAACCGATCTGTCCGGCGACGGCGACGGCATCGAGCCGATCGCGATCGTCGGGCTGGCCGCCCGCCTGCCCGGCGCGGCCGACGTGAACGAGTTCTGGCGCAACCTGGTCGACGGGGTGGAGTCGGTCACCGAGCTCACCCGGGAGGAGCAGCTGGCCCGGGGCGCCACCACGGAGGAGGTGGACGACCCGGGCTGGGTCAACCGCGCCCCGCTGGTCGACGGGTACGACGAGTTCGACGCCGGGCTGTTCGGGATGACCGCCCGCGAGGCGGAGATGACCGACCCGCAGCACCGGCTGTTCCTGGAGACCTGCCACGCGGCGCTGGAGGACGCCGGCTACGACCCGTTCCGCTACGACGGTGCCGTGGGCGTCTACGCGGGCACCGGCGGCAACACCTACCTGCACCGCCACGTGCTGCGCAACAAGCGGGTCGGCGGCAGCCCGCACGCGGCGGTCTCCATCGCCACCGGCAACTCGCCGAACTACGTGGCCACGAACGTGTCGTACCGGCTGGACCTGCGGGGGCCGAGCCTCACCGTGCACACCGCCTGCTCGACCTCGCTGGTCGCCTTCCACCTGGCGTGCGAGGCGCTGCGCAACGGCGAGTGCGACATGGCCCTCGCTGGCGGGGTGAACGTCGAGCTGCCGCACGTCGGCTACCTCGGCATGGACGGCTTCACCTCGCCCGACGGGCGGTGCCGCCCGTTCGACGCGGGCGCGAACGGCACCGTCTGGGGCAGCGGCGTCGGGGTCACGCTGCTCAAGCGCCTCTCCGACGCGATCGCCGACGGCGACGCGATCCGCGCGGTGGTGCTCGGCAACGCCATCAACAACGACGGCGCCGGCAAGGTCGGCTTCACCGCGCCGAGCATCGACGGCCAGATCGAGGCGATCGCTCAGGCGGTCGCGATGGCCGGTGTCGACCCGCGCACCATCAGCTACGTCGAGGCGCACGGCACCGGCACCGCGATGGGCGATCCGATCGAGGTGGCCGCGCTCGCCGCGGTGTACACGAAGGACACCGACGATCGCGGCTGGTGCGGCATCGGCTCGGTGAAGTCGAACATCGGGCACCTCAGCCAGCCCTCCGGCATCGTCAGCGTGATCAAGACGGTGCTGGCCATGGAGCACGGCCTGATCCCGCCGACGATCAACTACGAGACGCCGAACCCGGCCGTGGAGTTCGCCGAGACGCCGTTCTACGTGGCGAACACGCTCACGAAGTGGGACGCCGACGGCGGGCCGCGCCGGGCCGGCGTCAGCTCCTTCGGCATCGGCGGCACCAACGCCCACGTGGTGCTGGAGCAGGCGCCGGCGGCGTACCGGGCGCCGCGTCGGGTGCGCCCGGCCCAACTGCTGCACGTCTCGGCCCAGACCGCCACCGCGCTCGACACCGCGGTGCAGCGGCTCGCCGCGCGCCTCACCGAGGCCGCGGACGCCGGGCCGGAGCACCTCGCCGACGTGGCGCACACCCTGCGCGTCGGCCGGCGGGAGTACCCGCACCGCGCCGCCGTGGTCGCCACCGACCTGCAGACGGCGGCCGCGGCTCTCCTTGATCCACGGCGCGGACATCGCGGACTGACCGACGGTCCAGCCACCCGAGTGTGTTTCCTGTTCTCCGGGCAGGGTGCCCAGTACGCCGGGATGGGGGCGCAGCTCTACGCCGAGGAGCCGGCGTTCGCGGCCACCGTGGACGAGTGCGCCGCGCTGCTCCGACCCGAGCTGGGGCTGGACATCCGCGACCTCGTCCTCGGCCGGGATCCGGACGCGGGGGAGCGGCTCACCGAGACCCGCTACACCCAGCCCGCGCTCTTCGTCGTCGAGTACGCCCTGGCCCGGCTCTGGCAGGACGCCGGGGCCCGGCCGGCGGCGATGATCGGCCACTCGATCGGTGAGTACGTGGCGGCCACCGTGGCCGGTGTGCTGAGCCTGCCCGACGCGCTGCGGGTGGTCGCCGCCCGCGGCCGGCTGATGCAGTCGCTGCCGGCCGGCTCGATGCTCGCGGTCTCGCTGGACGAGTCGGTGATCGCGGAGCGGCTCCCCGAGGGCCTGTCGATCGCGACGGTCAACGGCCCGGGCACCTGCGTGGTGGCCGGGGAGAGCGCGGCCGTCGCGGCCTTCGCCGAGCTGCTCAAGGGCAAGAGCAAGGCGTTGCGCACCTCGCACGCCTTCCACTCGCCGATGATGGAGCCGATCCTGGGCGAGTTCACCGCGCTGATGGCGTCGGTGACCCTGCGGCCGCCGACGATGCCGTTCCTGTCCAACGTCACCGGCACCTGGATCACCGACGCGCAGGCCACCGACCCGGCCTACTGGGCCGCGCACCTGCGCCAGCCGGTGCGGTTCGGCGACTGCGTGGCCACCCTGCTCGGCGAGGGCACCTGGCAGCTGGTCGAGTGCGGGCCCGGGAAGCAGCTGGCCAACCTGGCCCGGATGCAGGTCGCCAAGGCCTCCTCCGAGCAGCGCCGGCTCACCCCGCTGGGCAGCCTGCCCGGGCCGGGCGAGTCCACCGGCGACCTGGCCACCCTGCTCGGCACCGCCGCGGCGCTCTGGTGCGCCGGCACGCCCGTACGGCTCGGCGCCGACCCGCAGGCGCGGCGGGTGCCGCTGCCCACCTACCCGTTCGAGCGGCGCCGCTACTGGGTGGACCCGGACCCGGAGCAGGAGCGGTCGGCGGCGCCGGCGCGGACCGGGCCCCGGCCGCTGCCGGAGTGGTTCGCCGTGCCGGTCTGGCGGCAGGCCGCCCCGGAGCCGCGCACCGAGCCGCTGGGCCGCTGCCTGGTCCTCGCCGACGGCCCGCGCGGCGACGCGCTGGCCGCCGGGCTGCGCGCCGCCGGGGCCGACCCGGTCGAGGTACGCCCCGGCGACGGCTTCGCCGCGACCGACACCGGCTACCGGCTGCGCCCCGGCGTCCGGGAGGACTACGACGCGCTGGTCGCCGCGCTCGCCGCAGACGGGGTGCCGACCCGGCTCGTGCACGCGTTCACCCTGGACGGGGCGCCGACCGGCACCGACATCGCGGCCACCTGGTCCGCCCAGGACCGCGGCTTCTTCAGCGCGCTGCACCTGGTGCAGGCCCTCGCCGGCGCCGGCCTCACGGCGGAGGACGGCGGCCTCAGCCTCGAACTGGTCACCGCCGGCGTGGGCGACGTCCGCGGCGACGACCTGGTCCGGCCGGAGCACGCCACCCTCGCCGGGCTGGTCCGGGTGCTCCCCGCCGAGCTGCCCGGCCTGACGGTCCGGCTGGTCGACGCCGACCCGTCCGACGACGGCGGGCGGGCGCTGCTGGCCGAGCTGCGCCGCCCGCGGGACGCGCAGCAGGCCGAGGTGGCGCTGCGCGGCGGGCGTCGCTGGGTGGGCGACTACGAGCAGGTCACCGTCGACGCCGAGGGCGAGCCCGGCGCGCTGCGCGACGGCGGCCGGTACCTCATCACCGGTGGGCTCGGCGGCATCGGCATCACCCTGGCCGAGGACTTCGCCCGCCGGGCGCGGGCCCGACTGGTCCTGCTGGCCCGCACCGGCCTGCCGCCGCGCGAGCAGTGGGACGACCACCTCGCCGTGCACGGCAGCGACGACCGGGCCGGTCGGGCGATCACGGCGATCCGCCGGATGGAGGCCGCCGGCGCCGAGGTGCTGGTGCTCGCCGCCGACGTCACCGACCCTGCCGACCTGCGCCGGGTGCGGGCGGCGGCCGAGCAGGCGTACGGCGGGATCGACGGCATCGTGCACGCGGCCGGCCTGCCCGGCGGCGGCATGGCCGAGATCAAGGAGCGGGCCGAGGCCGAGCGGGTGCTTGCGCCGAAGCTCGCCGGCACGCTCGCGCTGGCGCAGGTCTTCGGCGACCTGCCGCTGGACTTCGTGGTGCTCTGCTCGTCTGTCACCGCCGTGATCGGCGGCTTCGGCCAGGTCGACTACTGCGCGGCGAACGCCTTCCTCGACGCGTACGCCCGCTCGGGGCGGGACTGGCGGGCCCCGGTCCTGTCGCAGAACTGGGGCGGCTGGGCCGAGGTCGGCATGGCCGTGGAGACGGCCGCGCCGGCCGGCTTCCGGGCCGCCGGGCGGGACACCGTGACCAGCGCGGTCGACCACCCGGTGCTCACTACTCGGGTCACCGGGCCGGACGGCACCGTGCTGCACGGCCTGGTCTCCGCGACCACCCACTGGGTGCTCGACGAGCACCGCATCGGCGGGGTGCCGGTGGTCCCGGGCACGGCGCACCTGGAGTCGGTTCGCGCCGCGGTGGCCGCGGCGGTGCCCGCCCCCGGCGGTGAGGCGGTCGTGGAGCTGCGTGACGTGGTCTTCCTGGAGCCGTTCGCGGTGCCGGACGGCACGGTCGCGCAGTACCGGGTCGAGCTGACCCCGGCCGAGGACGGGGTCGACTTCGCCGTGCGCAGCCTGGCCGGCGGCCAGGAGCGTACCCACGTGCGGGGCGCCGCCGGCTGGACCGTGGAGGCCGCGCCGCCGGCCCGGCAGGTGGCCAGCCCGGGTCGGCGGGTCGACGACGACGCGTCGTTCGGCCGGGGCCGCACCAGCATGCTGTCCTTCGGGCCGCGCTGGAACGCGTTGCGCGAGCACCACCTCGGCGCCGCCGAGGAGCTGGCCCGGATCGAGGCCCCCGCCGAGGCGGTCGCCGACCTGGCCTCGTGGGGCCTGCACCCGGCGCTGCTCGACGTGGCGACCGCGTTCGGCCGCGGTCAGGGCTCCGGCACCTACCTGCCGCTGTCGTACGGCCGGATCGTCGTCCGCAGGCCGCTGCCGGCGCGTTTCGCCAGCCACCTGCGGCACCGGGACAGCGCCACCGACGAGGTCCTCGCCGCGGACCTGAGCCTGCTCGACGACGACGGCCGGGAGCTGGTCGCGATCAGCGACTTCGTCCTGCGCCGGGTCGACCAGGGCGCCGTCGCCGGCGGGCTGGCCGCGCCGGCCGGGTCCGCGCCGGCGGCCGAGGCCACGCCGGCCGGGCCGGGCGAGGACATCCGGCCGGTCGACGGGGCGGAGGCGTTCCGGCGCAGCCTCACCGCCGGCCTCGGCGCCCAGGTGGTCATCGCCACCCGGACGGTGGCGGACATCCGCGACCGCGCCGGCCGGGTGACCACGGAGAGCCTGGAGAGCGAGCCGGAGGAGGGCGGGGCCGCGCCGGCCGCGACGGGGGCCGGCTCGGCGGCGCCGCGCACCGAGCTGGAGGTCGCCATCGCCGAGGTGTGGCGGGACGCCCTCGGGGTCGCCGAGGTCGGCGTCGACGACGACTTCTTCTCCCTCGGCGGCAACTCTCTGGTGGCGGTGCAGCTGATCGCGGCGATGCGCAAGGCCACCGGTGTCCGGCTGCCGATGCGCAGTCTCTTCGAGACGCCCACCGTGGCCGGCCTGGCCGCCCGGATCGAGGAACTGCGGGCCACCGCCCCCGCCAGCGACGAGCCGGCCGCCGAGGCGGCGACCATCCCCGCCATCCCGCGGCTGCCGCGCGCCTGA
- a CDS encoding amino acid adenylation domain-containing protein has product MTDILSISAVRGERLPWPDATLAELVVAQAARTPDAVAVRQWDDRLTYRQLLDRAAGVAAALRGHGVGRQSRVGVCGHRRPELVATVLGVLLAGGCYVPLEPGGPRRRLREIAADAGVSVVVGDAAEAEFADVPGVVALGLPGPAPLAPCPARPGDPAYVLFTSGSTGRPKGVLTTHRNAVEFVHGVVALSGADAGVRSLGIASLGFDAATMDLFVPLLLGGAVQLLGADDRADPVRLTRFVAAHAVNWGFITPTVLGMLDPAELPAWRVVLCGGEAVPAELAARWAPGRAFLNGYGPTETTVLAVSGPLSAAETDPVPIGVPLPNHRAYVVDAALRPVPPGATGELLIGGPGLADGYLNRPALTAERFVPDAFSGLPGERLYRTGDLVRQDPDGRIVYLGRADRQVKVRGQRIELGEVEAVLAELPGVDRVAVEAVPGPAGSELVAFLTPADAPDDERLRAYAGPRLTTAMLPARVLRLAALPVSPITGKLDRPALRALDAAARPAPDVPAGPVVDEPVDRAVARIWARLLGGRPGPETDFLAAGGNSIAAMRLVAALRAELGRHVDTRDVFTGRTFSELVDRVAAAAPADRDGLTTGNPPTLSPPQRRLWFVDQLAPSSAPYNIAVAHRLHGPLDTVALGAALRAVAERHDVLRWRIPQTGGVPYAVREEPTDVAVPVVDLTGVGDAEGELAGMLAAGAGHAFDLATGPPWQVTVYRLGPDEHVLAITLHHAVFDGWSEAVLYDDLAAAYADAVAGETPRLPALSATYADYAVWRAERDRRRGEADLAWWAGHLSGAPTVLDLPRDRPRPAVQTYAGAEASVRLPEATDRAVRDLAERRGTTVAAVLLAGFGELLARLTGADDHVLGAIVADRRLAAFDDVVGFFIDTVPVRVRTAGASFAELVDRCAAELHDVTTHPGAPLERIVEALGVGRDTSRAPLVQVLFNVLNFVPPRLTLTGLVGEPVPVPKPGSPFDITVYVVERAGRVGVEVVHNPDLFDGVRIEALLDDLATLVGALAAEPSVPARAVAVELPRPTVRVAQLGAMTVAAGEPPRSPLPAGPDGLTDTEELIAGIWREVLERDRVGVTDNFFDIGGHSLALAAVHARLTAATGRSITMLDLFRHPTIRALAASLDGAADRPELARAALRAAARRSRTRRNPPRRPGGTAH; this is encoded by the coding sequence GTGACCGACATCCTGTCCATCAGCGCGGTGCGGGGGGAGCGGCTGCCCTGGCCGGACGCGACGCTGGCCGAGCTGGTCGTCGCGCAGGCCGCGCGTACGCCGGACGCGGTCGCGGTGCGCCAGTGGGACGACCGGCTCACCTACCGGCAGCTGCTGGACCGGGCCGCCGGGGTGGCGGCCGCGCTGCGCGGGCACGGCGTCGGCCGGCAGAGCCGGGTGGGGGTGTGCGGACACCGGCGGCCGGAGCTGGTCGCCACCGTGCTCGGAGTGCTGCTCGCCGGCGGCTGCTACGTGCCGCTGGAGCCGGGCGGTCCGCGCCGGCGGCTGCGCGAGATCGCCGCGGACGCGGGCGTGTCCGTCGTGGTGGGTGACGCGGCCGAGGCGGAGTTCGCCGACGTGCCGGGAGTGGTCGCGCTGGGCCTGCCCGGTCCGGCGCCGCTCGCGCCCTGCCCGGCCCGGCCGGGCGACCCGGCGTACGTGCTGTTCACCTCCGGCTCCACCGGCCGGCCCAAGGGGGTGCTCACCACCCACCGCAACGCCGTCGAGTTCGTCCACGGGGTGGTCGCGCTCAGCGGCGCGGACGCTGGCGTGCGCAGCCTCGGCATCGCCTCGCTCGGCTTCGACGCGGCCACCATGGACCTCTTCGTCCCGCTGCTGCTGGGCGGCGCGGTGCAGCTGCTCGGCGCGGACGACCGGGCCGACCCGGTGCGGCTGACCCGGTTCGTCGCCGCGCACGCGGTGAACTGGGGTTTCATCACGCCCACCGTGCTGGGCATGCTGGACCCGGCCGAGCTGCCCGCCTGGCGGGTGGTGCTCTGCGGCGGCGAGGCGGTGCCGGCCGAGCTGGCCGCCCGCTGGGCGCCCGGGCGCGCCTTCCTCAACGGGTACGGGCCGACCGAGACCACGGTGCTGGCGGTCAGCGGTCCACTGTCCGCCGCCGAGACCGACCCGGTGCCGATCGGCGTCCCGCTGCCCAACCACCGGGCGTACGTGGTGGACGCCGCGCTGCGTCCGGTGCCGCCGGGGGCGACCGGTGAGCTGCTGATCGGCGGCCCCGGCCTGGCCGACGGCTACCTCAACCGGCCCGCGCTGACCGCCGAACGGTTCGTCCCGGACGCGTTCTCGGGCCTGCCCGGCGAGCGGTTGTACCGCACCGGCGACCTGGTCCGGCAGGACCCGGACGGGCGGATCGTCTACCTCGGCCGGGCCGACCGCCAGGTCAAGGTCCGGGGCCAGCGCATCGAGCTGGGCGAGGTGGAGGCGGTGCTGGCGGAGCTGCCCGGGGTGGACCGGGTCGCCGTCGAGGCGGTGCCCGGCCCGGCCGGCAGCGAGCTGGTCGCCTTCCTCACCCCGGCCGACGCGCCCGACGACGAGCGGCTGCGGGCGTACGCCGGACCCCGGTTGACCACCGCGATGCTGCCGGCCCGGGTGCTGCGCCTGGCCGCGCTGCCGGTCAGCCCGATCACCGGCAAGCTGGACCGCCCGGCGTTGCGCGCGCTGGACGCGGCGGCCCGGCCCGCACCGGACGTGCCGGCGGGTCCGGTCGTGGACGAGCCGGTCGACCGGGCCGTGGCGCGGATCTGGGCCCGGCTGCTCGGCGGGCGGCCCGGCCCGGAGACCGACTTCCTCGCCGCCGGCGGCAACTCGATCGCGGCGATGCGGCTGGTCGCCGCGCTCCGGGCCGAGCTGGGTCGGCACGTCGACACCCGGGACGTCTTCACCGGCCGCACCTTCAGCGAGCTGGTCGACCGGGTGGCCGCCGCCGCGCCGGCGGACCGGGACGGCCTCACCACCGGCAACCCGCCCACCCTCTCCCCGCCGCAGCGCCGGCTCTGGTTCGTCGACCAGCTCGCCCCGTCCAGCGCGCCGTACAACATCGCGGTCGCGCACCGGCTGCACGGCCCGCTGGACACCGTCGCGCTGGGCGCGGCGCTGCGGGCGGTCGCCGAGCGGCACGACGTGCTGCGCTGGCGGATCCCGCAGACCGGCGGTGTCCCGTACGCGGTCCGGGAGGAGCCGACCGACGTGGCCGTGCCGGTGGTCGACCTGACCGGCGTGGGCGACGCCGAGGGCGAGCTGGCCGGCATGCTCGCCGCCGGCGCCGGGCACGCCTTCGACCTGGCCACCGGGCCGCCCTGGCAGGTGACCGTCTACCGGCTCGGCCCCGACGAGCACGTGCTGGCGATCACCTTGCACCACGCGGTCTTCGACGGCTGGTCCGAGGCGGTCCTGTACGACGACCTCGCGGCCGCGTACGCCGACGCGGTGGCCGGGGAGACGCCGCGCCTGCCCGCGCTGTCCGCCACGTACGCGGACTACGCGGTGTGGCGGGCGGAGCGGGACCGCCGGCGGGGCGAGGCGGACCTGGCCTGGTGGGCCGGGCACCTGTCGGGTGCGCCGACCGTGCTGGACCTGCCCCGGGACCGGCCGCGCCCGGCCGTGCAGACCTACGCCGGCGCCGAGGCGTCGGTGCGGTTGCCCGAAGCGACCGACCGTGCGGTACGGGACCTGGCCGAGCGGCGCGGGACGACGGTCGCCGCGGTGCTGCTGGCCGGCTTCGGCGAACTGTTGGCCCGGCTCACCGGCGCGGACGACCACGTGCTGGGCGCGATCGTCGCGGACCGGCGACTCGCCGCCTTCGACGACGTGGTCGGCTTCTTCATCGACACCGTGCCGGTCCGGGTCCGCACCGCCGGGGCGAGCTTCGCCGAGCTGGTCGACCGGTGCGCGGCCGAGCTGCACGACGTGACCACCCACCCCGGCGCGCCGCTGGAGCGGATCGTCGAGGCGCTCGGCGTCGGCCGGGACACCTCCCGCGCGCCGCTGGTGCAGGTGTTGTTCAACGTGCTCAACTTCGTCCCGCCCCGATTGACCCTGACCGGGCTGGTCGGCGAGCCGGTGCCGGTGCCGAAACCCGGGTCGCCGTTCGACATCACCGTCTACGTGGTGGAGCGGGCCGGCCGCGTCGGCGTCGAGGTGGTGCACAACCCGGACCTCTTCGACGGCGTGCGGATCGAGGCGCTCCTGGACGACCTGGCCACCCTGGTCGGCGCGCTGGCCGCCGAGCCGTCCGTGCCGGCGCGCGCCGTCGCCGTCGAGCTGCCCCGGCCGACGGTCCGGGTGGCCCAGCTCGGCGCGATGACGGTCGCCGCCGGCGAGCCACCGCGGTCTCCGCTGCCGGCCGGCCCGGACGGGCTCACTGACACCGAGGAGCTGATCGCCGGCATCTGGCGGGAGGTGCTGGAGCGCGACCGGGTCGGGGTCACCGACAACTTCTTCGACATCGGCGGGCACTCGCTCGCCCTGGCCGCGGTGCACGCCCGGCTGACCGCCGCCACCGGCCGCTCGATCACGATGCTCGACCTCTTCCGCCACCCCACGATCCGGGCGCTCGCCGCCAGCCTCGACGGCGCCGCCGACCGGCCGGAGCTGGCCCGCGCCGCGCTGCGGGCCGCCGCCCGACGTAGCCGTACCCGTCGTAACCCACCCCGCCGCCCCGGCGGCACCGCGCACTGA